A single region of the Fenollaria sporofastidiosus genome encodes:
- the uvrB gene encoding excinuclease ABC subunit UvrB has protein sequence MVKFKLKSDYKATGHQPKAIDSLAKGIEQGYKDQVLLGVTGSGKTFTMANIIEKTQRPALVIAHNKTLAYQLYSEFKEFFPENSVEFFISYYDYYQPEAYVASTDTYIAKDSQINDDIDELRHSATAALFERKDVIIVASVSCIYGLGDPIDYEKLMVSLRPQMQISRDDVIKKLISIQYVRNDLNFIRGTFRVRGDILDIFPASEKTNAFRIEFFGDEIDKILEIDSLTGEIVGTRVHVSIFPASHYATTDDKIKNAIESIKLELDDRLKWLHEQGKLVEEQRLKERTNYDLEMLNEIGFCSGIENYSRHLSQRKPGSRPYTLIDYFPKNFITFIDESHVSVPQIRAMYEGDRSRKTSLVDYGFRLPSALDNRPLKFTEFESMMNQVIYVSATPAQYEIDKSKNTVEQVIRPTGLLDPIIEVRPTKGQIDDLIKEIKIRAKKDERVLITTLTKKMAEDLTKYLEELGIAVTYMHSDVTAIDRMQIIKDLREKKYDCLVGINLLREGLDLPEVSLVAILDADKEGFLRSETSLVQTAGRTARNANGLVIMYADTITKSMENAINETARRRKIQSKYNEENHITPKTIKKSIRDVIEVTKAMDDGEKYTYSTKGVQDKINKLKKKMNKAAKDLNFEDAAKYRDMIEELKKEELFIGE, from the coding sequence ATAGTGAAGTTTAAATTAAAGTCAGATTATAAAGCAACTGGGCATCAGCCTAAGGCTATCGATTCATTAGCTAAAGGCATTGAACAAGGTTATAAAGATCAAGTTTTGCTAGGCGTAACGGGTTCTGGTAAAACTTTTACTATGGCCAATATTATAGAAAAGACGCAAAGGCCTGCACTAGTAATCGCGCACAATAAAACCCTTGCGTATCAATTATATAGTGAGTTTAAAGAATTCTTTCCAGAGAATTCTGTTGAGTTTTTTATAAGTTACTATGATTACTATCAACCAGAGGCTTACGTTGCATCTACTGACACATACATTGCAAAGGATAGTCAGATAAATGATGATATAGATGAGCTTAGGCACTCTGCAACAGCTGCTTTATTTGAACGTAAAGACGTAATTATAGTTGCATCAGTTTCGTGTATATATGGCTTAGGAGACCCTATTGACTATGAGAAATTGATGGTTTCTTTAAGACCGCAAATGCAAATTTCAAGAGACGATGTAATTAAGAAACTAATCAGTATACAGTATGTCAGAAATGATCTTAATTTTATAAGAGGCACCTTTAGAGTCAGAGGAGATATACTGGATATCTTTCCAGCATCAGAAAAGACCAATGCTTTTAGAATAGAGTTCTTTGGAGATGAGATAGATAAGATACTTGAGATTGACTCATTAACTGGAGAGATTGTAGGTACTAGAGTGCACGTATCAATCTTCCCAGCATCACACTATGCGACAACTGATGATAAAATTAAGAATGCGATTGAGAGCATAAAACTAGAGCTAGATGATAGACTTAAGTGGCTACACGAGCAAGGTAAACTCGTTGAAGAACAAAGACTTAAAGAAAGAACTAACTATGACTTAGAAATGCTTAACGAAATCGGCTTTTGCTCAGGTATAGAAAACTATTCTAGACACTTATCACAAAGAAAGCCTGGATCAAGACCATATACTTTGATAGACTACTTTCCAAAGAATTTCATAACTTTTATAGATGAGTCGCATGTAAGTGTGCCACAAATAAGGGCGATGTACGAGGGAGACAGATCTAGAAAGACTTCATTGGTTGATTATGGCTTTAGACTTCCAAGTGCACTAGACAACAGACCTTTAAAGTTTACTGAGTTTGAGTCTATGATGAATCAGGTGATATATGTTAGCGCTACACCTGCACAATATGAGATTGATAAGTCTAAAAATACAGTTGAGCAAGTAATAAGACCTACTGGCTTACTTGACCCAATCATTGAAGTTAGACCTACTAAAGGTCAAATTGATGACTTAATAAAAGAAATTAAGATTAGAGCAAAGAAAGATGAGAGAGTTTTAATAACAACCCTTACTAAGAAGATGGCTGAGGACTTAACAAAATACCTAGAGGAGCTTGGCATAGCAGTTACTTATATGCATTCTGACGTTACAGCCATAGATAGAATGCAGATAATTAAAGACTTAAGAGAGAAGAAGTATGACTGCTTGGTTGGTATAAACCTACTTAGGGAAGGACTTGACTTACCTGAAGTTTCCTTGGTAGCAATACTTGATGCAGATAAGGAAGGCTTTTTGCGTAGTGAAACATCATTAGTTCAAACAGCAGGTAGAACAGCTAGAAATGCCAACGGACTTGTAATAATGTACGCTGATACCATCACTAAGTCCATGGAAAACGCAATAAATGAGACCGCAAGAAGAAGAAAGATACAAAGTAAGTATAATGAAGAAAACCATATAACTCCAAAGACTATTAAGAAGTCGATTAGAGATGTAATTGAAGTAACTAAGGCTATGGATGATGGTGAAAAATATACTTATAGTACTAAGGGCGTACAAGATAAGATTAATAAATTAAAGAAAAAGATGAACAAGGCGGCAAAGGATCTTAATTTTGAAGATGCTGCTAAGTATAGAGATATGATAGAAGAGTTGAAGAAGGAGGAACTATTCATTGGAGAATAA
- a CDS encoding YdbC family protein — translation MAKEFEYEILEQLGEFSNNGKGMIKEVNIISWNGADGKVDIRNWREDHSRMGKGISLTHEEARRLRDLLNDIDLGSDDESNDEEI, via the coding sequence ATGGCAAAAGAATTTGAATACGAAATATTAGAACAACTAGGAGAATTTTCCAACAATGGAAAAGGCATGATTAAAGAAGTAAATATCATTTCTTGGAATGGTGCTGATGGTAAAGTTGATATAAGAAACTGGAGAGAAGATCATAGCAGAATGGGCAAAGGTATATCTCTAACACATGAAGAGGCAAGAAGATTAAGAGATTTATTAAATGATATAGACTTAGGTTCAGATGATGAATCTAATGATGAAGAAATATAA
- a CDS encoding S41 family peptidase has protein sequence MKLKKTLITLLVLALFLVSNLISYNVGSTNNKTVDKKIVAKKELGEKHSNKLNDEYVLERINEVKKMIDKNYYKNADDYDVLIGMLKGAVSSLNDPYSYYMTEEEYKKFNEETDGEFAGLGIYVSGSIDDNLITVVAPMKGTPADRAGLKTDDKIIKINGQDFTADKMDDAVSINEENQEKRLR, from the coding sequence ATGAAATTAAAGAAGACATTAATAACATTATTAGTGCTAGCATTATTCTTAGTAAGTAATCTTATTTCATATAATGTCGGCAGCACTAATAATAAGACTGTCGATAAAAAGATAGTGGCTAAAAAAGAACTTGGAGAAAAACATAGTAATAAATTAAATGATGAGTATGTTTTAGAGAGAATTAATGAAGTCAAAAAGATGATCGACAAAAATTATTACAAAAATGCTGACGATTATGATGTTCTTATAGGCATGCTAAAGGGCGCTGTAAGCAGTTTAAATGACCCTTACTCATATTATATGACGGAAGAAGAATATAAAAAGTTTAATGAGGAAACTGATGGAGAATTTGCAGGTCTTGGTATATATGTAAGCGGTTCAATAGATGACAATCTAATTACTGTAGTCGCACCTATGAAGGGCACTCCTGCAGATAGAGCCGGATTGAAGACAGATGATAAGATTATAAAGATAAATGGTCAAGATTTTACTGCTGACAAGATGGATGATGCAGTTAGCATAAATGAGGAAAACCAGGAGAAAAGGTTAAGATAA
- the ftsX gene encoding permease-like cell division protein FtsX, with protein MKFREMINIIKDGFKGIIRHFSMAFASVISILSVLLILASVLIIVLSVNKLVGDTKERINEVKVFLLDGVDDEGVKDLEAKIKDISGVKEVKFISKEEGLESMFKDWENKSYLFEEYKEDNPLPNAFKVTVTDIENINDVAKAIGNLPGIEMVRYLSEEVVNLLKISKYMQIGGFGLVVALIFISIFLISNTIKLSINSRRKEIEIMKYVGATNNYITGPYVFEGILIGLIASILAMLFLKFAYTYFYSYLNGSSSNLFRNALVSPESIMKDFGIIFITLGVGIGILGSLNSLKKLLKV; from the coding sequence GTGAAATTTAGAGAAATGATAAACATAATTAAAGATGGATTTAAGGGTATAATAAGACATTTCAGCATGGCATTCGCGTCAGTTATATCTATTCTTTCTGTGCTTTTAATTCTTGCATCGGTATTGATTATAGTTTTGAGCGTAAATAAACTTGTTGGAGACACAAAAGAAAGGATTAACGAAGTAAAGGTATTTCTGCTTGATGGCGTTGATGATGAGGGCGTTAAAGATCTTGAAGCTAAAATTAAAGACATATCTGGAGTAAAAGAAGTAAAATTTATATCTAAAGAAGAAGGACTAGAAAGCATGTTTAAGGATTGGGAGAATAAAAGCTACTTGTTTGAAGAGTATAAAGAGGACAATCCACTTCCAAATGCTTTTAAAGTTACTGTAACTGATATTGAAAATATTAATGATGTGGCTAAAGCTATTGGCAATTTACCTGGAATAGAAATGGTTAGATACTTATCTGAAGAAGTAGTTAATCTATTGAAGATCTCTAAGTATATGCAAATTGGTGGCTTTGGATTAGTAGTAGCTCTTATATTTATCTCGATATTCTTGATATCAAATACTATAAAGCTATCTATTAATTCAAGAAGAAAAGAGATAGAGATAATGAAGTATGTAGGCGCAACTAATAACTATATTACGGGACCATATGTATTTGAAGGCATATTGATTGGCCTTATAGCTTCTATACTTGCAATGCTGTTCTTAAAGTTTGCGTACACATATTTCTACTCATATCTAAATGGTTCAAGTAGTAATTTGTTTAGAAACGCACTAGTAAGCCCAGAAAGTATAATGAAAGATTTCGGTATAATCTTCATAACGCTAGGTGTAGGCATAGGTATATTAGGAAGCCTTAACTCACTAAAGAAATTATTGAAAGTTTAG
- a CDS encoding S41 family peptidase, protein MCKLILDLRNNPGGLLSTSTEVVNTFLDGGLIMYTLDKQNNKQTINATKGADDVKIAVLVNKGSASASEIVAGALKDRKRATIIGTQTFGKGIVQTVYNMPDGEGLKLTTSAYYTPSGVNIHGKGIAPDINIELNKEVKSISIDNLNKDNQIQKAIEILNK, encoded by the coding sequence ATGTGTAAACTTATACTAGATTTAAGAAACAACCCTGGAGGACTACTAAGCACATCTACAGAGGTAGTAAATACATTTTTAGATGGCGGCTTGATAATGTATACACTTGATAAGCAAAATAATAAGCAAACTATAAATGCTACTAAGGGTGCTGACGATGTAAAAATAGCCGTGCTTGTAAATAAAGGATCCGCTTCAGCTTCAGAGATAGTTGCAGGTGCATTGAAAGATAGGAAGAGAGCTACTATAATTGGTACTCAAACATTTGGTAAAGGCATTGTACAAACTGTATATAATATGCCAGATGGTGAAGGCTTAAAGCTTACAACAAGTGCATACTATACACCAAGTGGAGTTAATATACATGGAAAAGGCATAGCCCCAGATATTAACATAGAGCTAAATAAAGAAGTAAAATCGATATCTATAGACAATCTTAACAAAGATAATCAAATACAAAAGGCTATAGAAATATTAAATAAATAG
- the uvrA gene encoding excinuclease ABC subunit UvrA produces the protein MENKIIVRGANENNLKNLDIEIPRNKFVVITGLSGSGKSSLAFDTIYAEGQRRYVESLSSYARMFLGNTTKPNVEFISGLSPSISIDQKTTSNNPRSTVGTVTEIYDYLRLLYARVGQIYCPSCGKKITSQTIDQIADIIMSHKEGQKIYVLAPIVRGQKGQHKKILEQIQKDGFVRYILDGEMHDITDMPEIDKNKKHDIDIVIDRLVIKDGILSRLTGSLETATHYSNGLVKINYLDLYEKSYSTKYACIDCGISFDELSTRLFSFNSPFGMCERCNGLGYFRSIDKDLVIPDYSLSLEEGVIEPFKSAKKGTYYYKIFKFILDKYNFKEDEPFTKAPKKMIDDILNGTDYNVKFKYHSLFTKTSKDFNKKWPGVLSVMMDRLTNSMSQAIRDNTEEYVEEVECPECHGARLKNEALAVRVGDLNIYEFTQLSIKDELEYINNLKLNDTEAKIAEQILIEIKKRLSFLITVGLDYLNLSRMAKTLSGGEAQRIRLATQIGSALVGVIYVLDEPSIGLHQRDNLKLIQALRELTDAGNTLLVVEHDEEIMHHCDEIIDIGPGAGIHGGELVVQGNIKKVMKCKKSITGDYLSGRKKIPVKDEYRKSDKNNILKVIGASENNLKNIDILVPLSEFVTVTGVSGSGKSTLVNDIIYKSLAQKINKSKYKPGKRKAVEGIENIDKVVVIDQSPIGRTPRSNPATYTGTFDLIRDVFAMTQEAKMRGYEKGRFSFNVKGGRCEACKGDGILKVEMHFLPDVYVPCEVCKGKRYNRETLEVKFKDKTIADVLDMTVEEGLKFFENQPRIAKKLQTLYDVGLGYIKIGQSSTELSGGEAQRVKLATELSKKSTGRTIYILDEPTTGLHSHDVAKLIKVLNTLVDQNNSVLVIEHNLDVIKQSDYIIDLGPEGGDMGGTVVATGTPIEVAQNENSYTGKFLKDIFIKEGKLD, from the coding sequence TTGGAGAATAAAATAATTGTTAGAGGTGCCAATGAAAATAATTTAAAGAATTTAGATATTGAGATACCGAGAAATAAATTCGTAGTTATAACTGGACTTTCTGGATCTGGTAAGTCTTCGCTTGCTTTTGACACGATATATGCTGAAGGACAAAGAAGGTACGTAGAGAGTCTTTCCAGCTATGCGAGAATGTTCTTAGGCAATACTACTAAACCAAATGTTGAGTTTATAAGTGGACTTAGTCCATCCATATCCATAGATCAAAAGACTACAAGCAATAACCCAAGATCGACAGTAGGTACGGTTACTGAAATTTATGATTATCTAAGACTTTTATACGCAAGAGTAGGACAGATATATTGTCCTAGTTGTGGCAAGAAGATTACATCACAAACTATTGATCAAATTGCAGATATAATCATGAGTCATAAAGAAGGACAAAAGATTTATGTATTAGCACCAATCGTTAGAGGACAAAAAGGACAACATAAAAAAATTTTAGAACAAATACAAAAAGACGGCTTTGTGAGATATATCTTAGATGGAGAAATGCACGACATTACTGATATGCCTGAGATAGATAAGAACAAAAAGCATGACATAGACATAGTTATAGATAGACTAGTTATAAAAGATGGTATATTATCTAGATTAACTGGTTCACTTGAAACAGCAACACATTATTCTAATGGACTTGTAAAGATAAACTATCTAGATTTGTATGAAAAGTCTTATTCTACTAAGTATGCATGCATTGACTGCGGGATATCATTTGATGAGCTATCAACAAGATTATTTTCATTTAATAGTCCTTTTGGCATGTGTGAAAGGTGCAATGGACTTGGATACTTTAGAAGTATTGACAAGGATTTAGTTATACCAGATTATTCTTTATCGTTAGAAGAAGGCGTTATAGAGCCATTTAAGAGCGCAAAAAAAGGCACTTACTATTATAAGATATTTAAGTTTATACTAGATAAATATAATTTTAAAGAAGATGAGCCATTTACTAAAGCGCCTAAAAAGATGATTGACGATATATTAAATGGAACTGATTATAATGTAAAGTTTAAATACCATTCATTGTTTACAAAAACATCAAAAGATTTCAACAAGAAGTGGCCAGGTGTTTTATCTGTCATGATGGATAGATTAACAAATTCTATGTCTCAAGCAATTAGAGATAACACTGAAGAATATGTAGAAGAAGTTGAATGCCCAGAGTGTCATGGAGCAAGACTAAAGAATGAAGCACTTGCAGTTAGAGTTGGTGACTTAAACATATATGAATTCACACAGCTTAGCATAAAAGATGAGCTAGAATATATAAATAATTTAAAGCTAAATGATACAGAAGCGAAAATTGCCGAACAGATACTTATTGAAATTAAAAAGAGACTTTCATTCTTAATAACTGTTGGTCTTGACTACTTAAATCTTTCAAGAATGGCTAAGACGCTATCAGGTGGCGAAGCACAAAGAATAAGGCTTGCAACACAGATAGGATCAGCCCTAGTTGGTGTTATATATGTTTTGGACGAGCCATCCATAGGTTTACATCAAAGAGATAATTTAAAGCTAATACAGGCACTTAGAGAGCTAACAGATGCAGGAAATACTTTACTTGTTGTCGAGCACGACGAAGAGATTATGCATCATTGTGATGAGATTATAGATATTGGACCAGGCGCAGGCATTCATGGCGGAGAGCTTGTTGTTCAAGGCAATATAAAGAAAGTTATGAAGTGCAAAAAATCAATTACGGGCGATTATTTATCAGGCAGAAAGAAGATCCCTGTAAAGGATGAATACAGAAAAAGTGATAAAAATAATATCTTGAAAGTTATAGGAGCTAGCGAAAACAACCTTAAAAATATAGATATTTTAGTGCCATTAAGTGAGTTTGTTACTGTTACAGGTGTATCTGGCTCTGGAAAATCAACACTTGTAAACGACATTATATATAAATCTCTTGCTCAAAAGATAAATAAATCAAAGTATAAGCCAGGTAAGAGAAAAGCTGTTGAAGGCATTGAAAATATAGATAAGGTTGTAGTAATTGATCAAAGCCCAATAGGCAGAACACCAAGATCAAATCCTGCGACATATACTGGCACTTTTGATCTTATAAGAGATGTCTTTGCCATGACTCAAGAGGCAAAGATGAGGGGCTATGAAAAGGGTAGATTCTCTTTCAATGTGAAAGGCGGTCGCTGTGAAGCATGTAAGGGCGATGGTATATTAAAGGTTGAGATGCATTTCTTACCAGATGTCTATGTACCTTGCGAGGTATGTAAAGGTAAGAGATACAATAGAGAAACTCTTGAAGTTAAGTTTAAAGATAAAACAATTGCCGACGTACTAGATATGACAGTTGAAGAGGGACTTAAATTTTTTGAAAATCAACCGCGTATTGCAAAGAAACTACAAACGCTTTATGATGTAGGACTTGGATATATTAAGATCGGACAAAGTTCAACAGAATTATCTGGCGGTGAAGCTCAAAGGGTTAAGCTTGCTACAGAGCTTTCGAAGAAGTCAACTGGTAGAACTATATATATACTTGATGAACCAACAACAGGTCTACATTCACATGATGTTGCTAAGTTAATAAAAGTTTTAAACACCTTAGTTGACCAAAATAACTCTGTACTTGTTATAGAACACAACTTAGACGTAATAAAACAATCTGATTATATAATAGACCTTGGACCAGAAGGCGGAGATATGGGTGGAACAGTTGTTGCGACAGGTACACCTATCGAAGTAGCCCAAAATGAAAATTCATATACTGGAAAATTCTTGAAAGATATATTTATAAAGGAAGGAAAGCTAGATTAG
- a CDS encoding murein hydrolase activator EnvC family protein, whose translation MNTDDNYITVLLSSKSLDDYLSKKNMVQRMAKRDKKLIESIESEVDNIVALKTSLESLKTSQVDNKNKLSSQKDEVSKLKVEQEKQFKILQNDIEKAKKSLAKLEKDSRNLSAQILKLQSNTKKFVGGKLGWPLPGYTRISSPYGYRTHPILKITRLHSGIDIPAPNGTNIVSAADGVVIFAGKYGGYGNLILVDHGGKIVTGYAHCSRLLKSKGAKVRKGEAVAKVGSTGFSTGAHLHFEVRKNGNFTNPINWVR comes from the coding sequence ATGAATACTGATGACAACTACATCACTGTATTACTTTCTTCAAAGTCACTTGACGATTACTTGTCTAAGAAGAATATGGTTCAAAGGATGGCTAAACGTGACAAGAAGCTTATAGAAAGTATTGAAAGCGAAGTAGACAATATAGTTGCATTGAAAACATCTTTAGAGTCACTAAAAACATCACAAGTTGATAATAAAAATAAGTTATCTAGTCAAAAAGATGAAGTTTCAAAGCTAAAGGTTGAACAAGAAAAGCAATTTAAGATTCTACAAAACGATATTGAAAAAGCTAAAAAGAGCTTAGCAAAGCTTGAGAAAGACTCAAGGAACCTTAGTGCACAAATATTAAAGTTGCAATCAAACACGAAAAAGTTTGTTGGTGGCAAGTTAGGATGGCCACTTCCTGGATACACAAGAATCAGCTCTCCATATGGCTACAGAACTCATCCTATATTAAAAATTACTAGATTGCATTCAGGTATAGATATACCTGCTCCTAATGGAACAAATATAGTTTCTGCTGCAGATGGTGTAGTTATATTTGCAGGTAAGTATGGCGGCTATGGCAATTTGATTTTAGTTGACCACGGCGGCAAGATTGTCACAGGCTATGCTCACTGTTCTAGACTACTTAAGAGTAAGGGAGCTAAGGTTAGAAAAGGAGAAGCGGTAGCCAAGGTTGGATCAACAGGATTTTCAACTGGTGCGCATCTACATTTTGAAGTAAGAAAGAATGGTAATTTTACAAATCCTATAAATTGGGTTAGGTAG
- a CDS encoding TPM domain-containing protein gives MQLVNVKAISKPEHSFVKDGANIISQDTVDYINETNEKMKDYGSQVAVLTLDSLNGRDIESLSNKVFRDWGIGDKKKNNGVLLLVSLNDRQVRIEVGYGLEGAINDARAGRIIRNIIRPNFQNKDYDKGIRDAFDSIIYYIGKEYNVVFQDIDINKLEHADDDYISIPIIIFAIIILYF, from the coding sequence TTGCAACTTGTAAATGTTAAAGCAATATCTAAGCCTGAGCATAGTTTTGTTAAAGATGGAGCAAATATTATCTCACAAGATACAGTTGATTATATTAATGAAACTAATGAGAAGATGAAGGACTATGGCAGTCAAGTCGCTGTATTGACGCTCGATAGTTTGAACGGTAGAGATATAGAATCTCTTTCGAACAAAGTATTTAGAGATTGGGGCATAGGAGACAAGAAAAAGAACAACGGAGTACTTTTACTTGTTAGTTTAAACGACAGGCAAGTAAGAATTGAAGTTGGTTATGGTCTTGAAGGCGCAATAAATGATGCTAGAGCTGGTAGAATAATAAGAAATATAATTAGACCAAACTTTCAAAATAAAGATTATGATAAAGGAATTAGAGATGCCTTCGATAGTATCATTTATTATATAGGCAAGGAATATAATGTAGTGTTTCAAGATATAGATATTAATAAATTGGAACATGCGGATGATGATTATATAAGTATACCTATAATAATATTTGCGATAATTATTTTATACTTTTAA
- a CDS encoding LptM family lipoprotein: MKKYISLFAILISILILSACSNGPLFIKDSDKRYGFDDIDTPINDTEELELSENAEISFVLRKINYLKEINVQNDRVEFDKNDSSLLSMVIKPCLTDDIEVSSVVYKKGKFHILLKSKKNSKKVCTPYISIKLLNKLPDDIEADDFVIDKENIKTIDIKYTKDNAINYVKQKYNLIANTPDSADLIYR, encoded by the coding sequence ATGAAAAAATATATATCGTTATTTGCTATACTCATCTCAATATTAATACTTAGTGCTTGCTCTAACGGTCCACTATTTATTAAAGATAGTGACAAGCGTTATGGCTTTGATGATATTGACACTCCAATAAATGACACAGAGGAGCTTGAATTAAGTGAGAATGCAGAGATTTCTTTTGTACTAAGGAAGATTAATTACTTAAAAGAAATCAATGTGCAAAACGATAGAGTAGAATTTGATAAAAACGATAGTTCATTATTAAGCATGGTTATTAAGCCATGCTTAACTGATGATATAGAGGTTTCTTCAGTAGTATATAAAAAGGGTAAGTTTCATATCTTGCTCAAGTCTAAGAAGAACTCAAAAAAGGTCTGTACTCCTTATATTAGTATCAAACTTCTTAACAAGCTTCCAGATGATATAGAAGCTGACGATTTTGTCATTGATAAGGAAAACATTAAAACTATTGATATAAAATATACCAAGGATAACGCAATTAACTATGTAAAACAAAAGTACAATTTGATTGCAAACACACCAGATTCTGCAGACCTTATATACAGATAA
- a CDS encoding LemA family protein — MEEKRQRRGRFSPLLIILGIVIALGGLIAFKYNGLVNKQENVNKTWAEVQTQYQRRADLIPNLVETVKGYAKHEEETLENIAKLRSGYTDAKTPEDYEKLDTELAKNINIVVENYPDLKANENFLSLQDELAGTENRIAVARRDFNNEATEFNKSVRTFPNNIFASILGFDKFKTFEAQAGAENAPSVNFGK; from the coding sequence ATGGAAGAAAAAAGACAAAGAAGAGGTAGATTTTCACCACTTTTAATTATACTAGGAATAGTAATTGCATTAGGTGGTTTGATAGCATTTAAGTATAATGGCCTAGTTAACAAACAGGAGAACGTTAATAAAACTTGGGCAGAAGTTCAAACTCAATATCAAAGGAGAGCTGATCTTATACCAAACTTAGTTGAAACAGTTAAGGGCTATGCAAAACACGAAGAGGAAACACTTGAAAATATAGCTAAACTTAGAAGTGGATATACAGATGCAAAAACACCTGAAGATTATGAAAAGCTTGATACAGAACTAGCAAAGAATATTAACATTGTTGTAGAAAACTATCCAGATTTAAAAGCTAATGAAAATTTCCTAAGTTTACAAGACGAACTTGCAGGAACTGAAAACAGGATAGCAGTTGCTAGACGCGACTTTAATAATGAAGCTACAGAGTTTAATAAATCTGTTAGGACTTTTCCTAACAATATCTTTGCATCAATCTTAGGTTTTGATAAGTTTAAAACATTCGAGGCTCAAGCAGGAGCAGAGAACGCGCCAAGCGTTAATTTTGGCAAATAA
- a CDS encoding 5-formyltetrahydrofolate cyclo-ligase, producing the protein MAFASFGTEVNTHDFIKTSLASGKRIILPISIKEDRSLFLQEIKSFDELKKGTYGILEPEMKENFDRSKLDLVIVPGVAFDHRGYRMGYGGGYYDRFLSSLDKRTKIIAINFEELYVYRVIISRFDMKVPVLITDRKIRNFQRRTL; encoded by the coding sequence ATGGCCTTTGCAAGCTTTGGTACTGAAGTTAACACTCACGACTTTATTAAAACTTCCCTTGCAAGTGGTAAAAGAATCATTTTGCCGATATCAATCAAAGAAGACAGAAGTCTGTTTTTGCAAGAAATAAAAAGTTTTGATGAACTTAAGAAGGGAACTTATGGTATATTAGAACCAGAAATGAAAGAAAACTTCGATAGAAGCAAACTTGACTTGGTTATAGTCCCTGGTGTTGCCTTTGATCACAGAGGATACAGAATGGGCTACGGTGGCGGATACTACGACAGATTCTTATCCTCACTTGATAAGAGAACTAAGATTATTGCTATAAATTTTGAAGAACTTTATGTATATAGAGTTATTATAAGCAGATTTGATATGAAAGTACCTGTTTTAATAACAGATAGAAAAATTAGAAATTTCCAAAGGAGAACACTATGA